The Panthera tigris isolate Pti1 chromosome A1, P.tigris_Pti1_mat1.1, whole genome shotgun sequence region TTGCCGGGCTGGGCTGAACCTGAGCTGTtgggtggagcacagaggagcagagggggtgcGGGGCTGGGGGTTCCACTCACTGGCAGATAATACATCCCGTCCAGGTGCCCCGCCTCAGAGGCCCAGGGTAGTGGGGGGCCGCTGAAGGCCGGCGGGCCCGGGGATGGCGGCATCGACAGGCTGGGGATAGGCCCATAGGTGGGCGGGTAGAGGCTGGAGCCCAGGGCCAGCGGGGTGTAGACGCGGCGGGGTGGCCCTGGGGGCGATGGCGGCAGCAGCACCTCTACATATTGCCCGCTCTCTGGGTCGAAGAGCAGCCGTAGCCGAGGCTGTCGCGGCGCCTCCACAAAGTAGTATCGGCCGCTCTCGGGGTCCACCAGGACCTTCCCCGGATACGCGGTCCCAGGTGGCTTCCGCGCCCCCTGGAAAGGGCCTTCTGGGGACCGGTCCATCGGTGGCGCTGACGCGgcgcggggctggggcggggccgtTCTGCCTGCCGACGCCTGGGGCTCCCGCGGGAGAGACGACTGGACAGAAGTCCCGGTCTCTGGAGCCACACGAGGGGTCTCCAATTTGGGTGCTATCCCAGGGCTCAAGCTAGGGTTCGCCTGAGGGGAGCTGGGACAGGGTGGTCTGGATGGTTGGGGCCCGGCTGGCCTTATGGGCGACTGCTGGGGTGAGGTGCGAGCGCCTCCTAGAGGGCTGGTCCGCCCCTGGCCGTCAGGGACCAGGCGCTGGACCTCCGCATCCCGGTTCTCTACGCCAGAACCGCGCACCAGGACTCCCCCAGGTCCCTCCCGCCGGCGGCCCAAGGCCAGTGCACCAGGCAGGCGGATCTCAGTGCGCGCGAAGGGTTTTGCGGTGCTGTTCTCTGCTCTCCGCCTCAGGACCCCGTTGGGCTGTGAAGCATCCCGGGGGACTGTGTCGGGGGACGGCTCTGGGGGCTCGTAGGGGTGCTTCACGACTGGCAGAAAGTCCTTCAGATAAACAGAAGTGTAgtgagctggggctggggacTCCAACGCCTGGAACTCTTGTGTCTTGGATGAGCCGCCCTCCTCTCCGCGGGGTTCCGCGGGAGGCGCAGGCAGCCCCGAACCTGGTGTTCCCGGAGGAAAGCTTGGCGCGTACGTGGTCTTCACCATCTTGCGCACGTCGCGGGGCCGTGGAATGGCCACGCGCGGTCGTCCCGAGGCTGCTTCTCCAGGGCCCGAGACTTCCCGGTGCACATCGGCATCCAAGGTGCCCACGAGGCGACTGAGGGGCAGCTCGGGTGCAGCCACTTCTGGCGACGGCTGACTGCCTCGGAAGGCAAGATTCCACATCTCCCGCGTGGACGGACTCTGCGCGTCTGTGAGCTCAGGGGTCCTGGGGGCGGACGGTCTAGGCAACGCCAGCTCCTCCTGCCCTATCCCATTTAGAGCTTCCGATGTAGGTACTATCGATGAGCCCTGCAGTGTGGGATCCCACGTCTCTTGGGGAGATGGGTTCCACGTCCCATTAGTACGATCTGGAGGCTCCAGTGAGGACAAGGCCGGCGGGGACGGGCTCCTATTGCCTTCTGCGGTATTCCCGACTGCAGGTTTCGGAACCTCCCACAGGGAAGGGGCTTCGGGGGATGGGCTTCTTGTTCTGGCAACACCCTGATTCCACTGAGAACGGATCGGTGGGGAAGGGCTTCTTCTGCTGACAGTTTCCTCGATAGCAGGATCCTGATTTCCCCAGGCAGAGGATGCCTCGGGAAACGACGGGCTACTTACTCTCTGAATAGCTCGATTCCACGGAGGCAGATTCTGGGGGGACGGGCAGTGAGGACCCCGTACGGTCCCATTTGGAGCCTGCCACAGTGGGGACGAGCTCCTAGGTTTTCCAGCCTTACTCGGAACCTCCCGGGGGTCCCTAGACTCAAAAGGCGGAGACGGTTCTCTCAGGATGGTTCGATCCAGAGTCTCTCGCGGGAACCGAGTCTTGAGTTCCTGACTGTGCGCCTCCTGAATCTTCTCCCCTGACTGCAGGAAGATGCTGGAACTAACCGGACCCAGCGGCTCGGTCCCCGGCGCGGGCTTGTCACGCCGAATCGCGCGCTCTCGGAGGCTAGGCCACGGCCGTGGTGCCCTGGCGGGGGCTGAACTATGATGCACGCGGGGTGGCCGAGACCTGGCCTCCTCCAGGACCTTTCGGGTACTGCGGGCCGTTTCCCGGGTCGCACACTCCAGCCGCCCCGTGGGCCCGAAGGTGGCGCTGCTCCGGGCAGGGGCCGCAGGGCTTAGTTTTCTGGCCAGTGCTGTCTGCACTAGACCCGCGGCTTCCTGCAGGCGGCCCAGCGACTCATCCAGGGAGCCAGTGCGCAGAAGCAGTCGGGGGCGCGGCGCGCCCGCCTCCCGCGGGGGGCTCCGGGGTCGGGGGCGCAGCTCAATTTGACGCTTGGGCACAGTCCGGGGTCTGGCGGGCTCGGCACGTTCCTCCAGCGCCACCTCCACACACTCGAACTGCGCCGGGGTCCCAGGACTTGGCCCGCGGGGCCGCAGCTCCAGGTAAGTGGCCCAGCGGGAGCCACCGTTCGGGGCCTGAGGCGTCGGTGTTGCTGGAGCAGGAGTCGCGGGCCCGGGCGGAGAGAGGCTGCGGAAAGCTCGAGCGGTGAGCTGTTGCACCTCGCTATCCGCCGCGTCGGAGCGGCTGAACAGGGCCCCGGCGCCGAAGATGACTTCCATCTCCCCCGACGGCAGCATGcgcagctggggctggggtggccgCGGGCCGGAGCCCGGGCCTCGCGGGAAACCCGAGCTGGTCCCGAGCTGCTGGCGGCTATTCTGGGCGCTGACGGACAGGCGAGGCTGCGCGCCCGCCCCCAGCGCAGGGGCCACCCCGGGCCAATTCGCTCGGCACTCCGCGTCCGGCCCAACGTCCGGGGGCTCTGGAGAACCCGGAGCCGTGTGGTAGGAACCTGACGAACCGGAGGAGTCCTGGCGCCGGGCGGGGACCTCAGGCAGGCGCCCTGGGAGCCCAGGCAGGGCTGGCGGTGCGAGCGCGGTCAGCATGGTGGGGCTGGACGCCGCGCACTACCTCCCTCACGTTAGCCTCCGCCGGTGCCGCGGGCGCCCGCACtgtccccgccccgcccgcggGTGTCGTGGGGTCACCGCGCCTTAAAGCGGCCGCGTCCGCTCGCGAAGCGGTGGCGTCGCTAGCAGGAGAGACTTGGGCCCTAGGCTCTACTTTTCCAGCTTTCTCCCCTGGCGCGGGCCAGAAGCCTAGGGTGCATCGCCAGGCTTTGGCTGACATGAAGGTGAGGGAAAGGCAGGTGTGCAACTTGAAGCCAGGGGCTAGGCCCATCTCCACTCCTCCACAGGCTAGGAAACAGGATGAGCAGGGGTCTGCCTAACAAGAACCATGGTGGTATGGATTAGAATGTGAGCCAGGGGgccaggaccacactttgagaccAGGCAACTCAGATCTTGTGAGCAATTTCATCTTCTCCTTAGCCCCCAGTGTCTTCCCATCACCTCAGTgcaccccttctccccagcctTATCACTTGTACTAGCTAGAGTTCATAAGGGTGTACCCACCACCTTCCTTGACCCATCAGCCCACGATCCGATAGAAAGCATTGCTTGGTAAGCTCCCTCGACCCAGAAAGTTGTGCCAGGGCCTTAGGTAGGTGCTGTCCCTGGCTGGACCCATTGCCTTTGGTGGGAACATCCTGGATGGGGCTGGAGTGCATAGCTCTAGCATTCCCATTCTGCCTTGGCACCTAGAACAAGCCCTGGATGCCTATGTGGG contains the following coding sequences:
- the PROB1 gene encoding proline-rich basic protein 1 yields the protein MLTALAPPALPGLPGRLPEVPARRQDSSGSSGSYHTAPGSPEPPDVGPDAECRANWPGVAPALGAGAQPRLSVSAQNSRQQLGTSSGFPRGPGSGPRPPQPQLRMLPSGEMEVIFGAGALFSRSDAADSEVQQLTARAFRSLSPPGPATPAPATPTPQAPNGGSRWATYLELRPRGPSPGTPAQFECVEVALEERAEPARPRTVPKRQIELRPRPRSPPREAGAPRPRLLLRTGSLDESLGRLQEAAGLVQTALARKLSPAAPARSSATFGPTGRLECATRETARSTRKVLEEARSRPPRVHHSSAPARAPRPWPSLRERAIRRDKPAPGTEPLGPVSSSIFLQSGEKIQEAHSQELKTRFPRETLDRTILREPSPPFESRDPREVPSKAGKPRSSSPLWQAPNGTVRGPHCPSPQNLPPWNRAIQRVSSPSFPEASSAWGNQDPAIEETVSRRSPSPPIRSQWNQGVARTRSPSPEAPSLWEVPKPAVGNTAEGNRSPSPPALSSLEPPDRTNGTWNPSPQETWDPTLQGSSIVPTSEALNGIGQEELALPRPSAPRTPELTDAQSPSTREMWNLAFRGSQPSPEVAAPELPLSRLVGTLDADVHREVSGPGEAASGRPRVAIPRPRDVRKMVKTTYAPSFPPGTPGSGLPAPPAEPRGEEGGSSKTQEFQALESPAPAHYTSVYLKDFLPVVKHPYEPPEPSPDTVPRDASQPNGVLRRRAENSTAKPFARTEIRLPGALALGRRREGPGGVLVRGSGVENRDAEVQRLVPDGQGRTSPLGGARTSPQQSPIRPAGPQPSRPPCPSSPQANPSLSPGIAPKLETPRVAPETGTSVQSSLPREPQASAGRTAPPQPRAASAPPMDRSPEGPFQGARKPPGTAYPGKVLVDPESGRYYFVEAPRQPRLRLLFDPESGQYVEVLLPPSPPGPPRRVYTPLALGSSLYPPTYGPIPSLSMPPSPGPPAFSGPPLPWASEAGHLDGMYYLPVSGTPSPAPPLLLCAPPNSSGSAQPGKGSLFPV